The Lactobacillus sp. CBA3605 genome contains a region encoding:
- a CDS encoding asparagine synthase C-terminal domain-containing protein, with the protein MIVDKKYSMSSFLMYRRIVDSQKQFKAGIIPNIPDMKFERTGVSNSTELMADLKKQVEAATKDGKAAIALSGGIDSAILAKFMPKGSTAYTFKCVVPGVKVTDETEAAAKYAKECGLKHKVVEVYWEDFEKFAPLLMNHKGAPIHSIEVQVYKAALQAKADGFERLIYGESSDCIFGGLSNLLSKDWLIGDFIERYEFVKPYKVLKESELVLDPIQRHERDGHVDPHEFLSTEFLPESLGSYVNASETANFGVVIPFSRCYLEGDLDYQRIRNGENKYLVREIFNYLFKGFNVPEKRPMPRATNEWLKDWAGPKRPEFYPHCTDDMSGDQKWLVMALEMFLNQIED; encoded by the coding sequence ATGATTGTTGATAAAAAATATAGTATGAGTTCTTTTCTGATGTATCGAAGAATAGTCGATTCCCAGAAACAATTTAAAGCGGGAATTATACCCAATATACCAGATATGAAATTTGAAAGAACTGGTGTTAGCAACAGCACAGAATTAATGGCTGACTTGAAAAAACAAGTTGAAGCAGCAACTAAAGATGGTAAGGCCGCGATTGCACTTTCCGGAGGAATTGATTCAGCGATTCTGGCAAAATTCATGCCAAAAGGATCTACGGCTTATACCTTTAAATGTGTTGTTCCAGGTGTAAAGGTGACTGATGAAACTGAAGCCGCAGCTAAGTATGCTAAGGAATGTGGATTAAAGCATAAAGTTGTTGAAGTTTATTGGGAAGATTTTGAAAAATTTGCACCACTGTTAATGAACCATAAAGGTGCGCCGATTCATTCGATTGAGGTTCAAGTGTATAAAGCTGCACTACAGGCAAAAGCTGATGGCTTCGAACGATTGATTTATGGGGAATCATCTGATTGTATTTTTGGTGGGCTAAGTAATCTTCTATCAAAGGATTGGTTAATCGGTGATTTTATTGAACGTTATGAGTTTGTAAAACCATATAAGGTACTTAAGGAATCTGAACTAGTCTTAGATCCTATTCAACGACATGAAAGAGATGGTCATGTGGATCCGCATGAATTTCTGTCAACTGAATTTTTGCCAGAGAGCCTGGGTTCTTATGTCAATGCTTCAGAAACCGCAAATTTTGGGGTCGTAATTCCATTTTCACGTTGTTATCTAGAAGGAGATCTGGATTATCAGCGGATTCGAAACGGCGAGAATAAATATCTAGTCAGAGAAATTTTTAATTACTTGTTTAAAGGCTTTAATGTCCCAGAAAAACGGCCAATGCCACGTGCAACCAATGAATGGTTGAAGGATTGGGCAGGACCTAAACGGCCAGAATTTTATCCGCATTGTACTGATGATATGTCAGGGGATCAGAAATGGTTAGTCATGGCGCTTGAAATGTTTCTTAATCAAATTGAAGATTAA
- a CDS encoding adenylyltransferase/cytidyltransferase family protein: MVIGYTAGVFDLFHIGHLTLLKNAKSMCDKLIVGVTVDDLVTYKGKHAMIPFSDRIEIVRSCEYVDAVVPQYDMDKLKMCKKLGATMLFVGDDWYGTEKWNKYEKDFNEAGISITYFPYTKGVSSTKITAALKAVRGD; this comes from the coding sequence ATGGTTATTGGATATACTGCCGGGGTATTTGATTTATTCCACATTGGTCATTTAACTTTATTAAAAAATGCAAAAAGTATGTGTGACAAGTTAATTGTTGGTGTAACAGTTGATGATTTAGTGACGTATAAAGGTAAACATGCAATGATTCCTTTCTCCGATCGAATTGAGATTGTTCGGAGTTGTGAGTATGTTGATGCAGTAGTGCCACAATACGATATGGATAAATTAAAGATGTGTAAGAAGCTTGGTGCAACAATGCTTTTTGTTGGTGACGATTGGTACGGCACTGAAAAATGGAATAAGTATGAAAAAGACTTTAATGAAGCGGGGATTAGTATTACTTATTTCCCATACACGAAAGGTGTTTCCTCAACCAAAATTACAGCAGCGCTTAAAGCTGTTAGAGGTGATTAA
- a CDS encoding phosphorylcholine transferase LicD, with amino-acid sequence MMTKTQSYILNIYKEVAKLCEKNNLRYFVIGGSCLGAARHQGFIPWDDDMDIAMPVEDFLILEKIVAKHLPDYLTVMSPADSDHDYLRFLKVMDNRTTMTEKTFLNWEDTFEGVWLDIMPLAGVPDEGVGRKRYLRQLKKYARYNYKIRTHMLMQNSIGGKVLWLGVQMLKTFIPNNYFWNKWLAYIATYSFNDSNFTGYVWSDKIERLIFPIEWFSSYVKVEFEDTTVRMPIGWDNMLTQMFGDYMKLPSKKEQRSLHEVNQGINDLEHSYKYYQKLYRQKH; translated from the coding sequence ATGATGACTAAAACCCAAAGCTATATTTTGAATATATATAAAGAAGTCGCAAAATTGTGTGAAAAAAATAATTTGAGGTATTTTGTTATTGGTGGCAGTTGCTTAGGCGCGGCACGTCATCAAGGGTTTATTCCGTGGGACGACGATATGGATATAGCTATGCCGGTTGAAGATTTTTTGATTTTGGAAAAGATTGTTGCAAAGCATCTTCCTGATTATCTCACTGTTATGAGTCCTGCTGATTCAGATCATGATTACTTAAGATTTTTAAAGGTTATGGATAATCGAACTACAATGACCGAAAAAACGTTCCTTAATTGGGAAGATACCTTTGAAGGTGTGTGGTTGGACATTATGCCATTAGCTGGTGTACCCGATGAAGGGGTTGGACGAAAAAGGTATTTGCGCCAGTTAAAAAAATATGCACGTTACAATTATAAAATTAGGACACATATGTTAATGCAAAATAGCATTGGTGGGAAAGTATTGTGGCTAGGCGTTCAAATGTTAAAGACGTTTATACCAAATAATTATTTTTGGAATAAATGGTTAGCTTATATTGCAACATATTCTTTTAATGATAGTAATTTTACGGGTTATGTATGGTCGGACAAAATTGAGCGGTTAATATTTCCAATTGAGTGGTTTTCTAGCTATGTGAAAGTTGAGTTTGAGGATACAACAGTTAGAATGCCGATTGGATGGGATAACATGCTAACGCAAATGTTCGGTGATTATATGAAATTACCGTCAAAAAAGGAACAAAGGTCACTCCATGAAGTTAATCAAGGAATTAATGATTTAGAACATTCCTATAAATATTATCAAAAATTATATCGACAAAAGCATTGA
- a CDS encoding glycosyltransferase family A protein has product MKKCHISVIVTFYNKEKYVIRCLQSIINQSYQDIQVIIVDDGSTDQTQALCRKFQNQYKTYCELYSQNNQGVSSARNTGLMHVKGERVVFVDGDDVLSKDYLADLYAFSRYDLVQSGYLYDSKNRKISFRPKEASIMNFGSIEKYIFNKEMFPLFSVPWAKLYKSSIIKENNLLFKNQQYGEDTIFVFNYLKYVNNIKIISSIGYENKVVEGTLSRQKIKNIWTQVDNIVKSGNDVFNYKFNCSWAFLEMRSIKLTLLNSSDSYSDFKSDINEIIKYEDFGKLNMKLMPSKTEKVILALLRSEQWLLLYFMVKIKAN; this is encoded by the coding sequence ATGAAAAAGTGTCATATTAGTGTAATTGTAACTTTTTATAATAAAGAAAAATATGTTATTCGATGTTTGCAAAGTATCATAAATCAAAGCTATCAGGATATTCAAGTCATCATTGTTGATGATGGATCAACTGACCAGACCCAGGCACTTTGTCGTAAATTTCAAAATCAATACAAAACATATTGTGAATTATATTCTCAAAATAATCAAGGTGTTTCGAGTGCCAGGAACACAGGACTTATGCATGTGAAAGGTGAAAGAGTCGTATTTGTTGATGGGGATGATGTTCTCTCAAAGGATTACCTGGCTGATCTATATGCATTCTCAAGGTACGACTTGGTTCAGTCAGGATATCTATATGATAGTAAAAATCGGAAAATTAGTTTCCGCCCAAAGGAAGCCAGTATTATGAATTTTGGTAGTATTGAAAAGTATATCTTTAACAAAGAAATGTTTCCATTGTTCTCTGTTCCATGGGCCAAATTATATAAAAGCTCAATTATAAAAGAAAACAATCTTTTGTTTAAAAATCAACAGTACGGAGAAGATACTATTTTTGTGTTTAACTATTTGAAATATGTTAATAACATCAAAATAATTTCATCCATAGGATATGAAAATAAAGTTGTTGAAGGGACATTATCTAGACAAAAAATAAAAAACATATGGACCCAGGTTGACAATATTGTTAAATCTGGAAATGATGTCTTTAATTATAAATTTAATTGTTCATGGGCTTTTTTAGAGATGAGATCGATCAAATTGACCTTATTAAATTCATCAGATTCATATTCAGATTTCAAGAGCGATATTAATGAAATAATAAAATATGAAGATTTTGGAAAACTAAATATGAAGTTAATGCCAAGTAAGACTGAAAAAGTAATATTGGCATTGTTGCGTTCTGAACAATGGTTATTACTTTATTTCATGGTTAAAATCAAGGCTAATTAA
- a CDS encoding EpsG family protein: MVVGMGLSITLFMIIFGIVFRNKTFFFIQLVWLILISGLNTYSADWINNFETFQVADISSIYSSGILMLLYKYLAIIAKGYAMNYVTFNFILTTISTLLIAFVIFRLSSSPTIVLSFMFIYPFIDDIIQKRWYYAMGITVFGIYMSLHAKSKLNRTLILVLSALLACQFHTGAILYFTLPIYLLLSNKIQNVLTVLVILLGTVARSRIYGIVSSFSGDAMAEKSNLYFSTLAANSTISHYIFWATWQILQAGIIFYIYKRKPQSQLNTSIWRINMWALCLIPLYSFDPVFSRIFRSILVFNYIIIGNSFWFKKGAISKVGLIAFLIQLMMVVTSFYAFDLNSSLGIKTIVFDIFYNNQFLSLF; the protein is encoded by the coding sequence ATGGTAGTTGGAATGGGATTGAGCATTACATTATTCATGATTATATTTGGAATTGTTTTTCGAAATAAAACATTCTTTTTCATACAATTAGTATGGTTAATCTTAATTAGCGGGTTAAATACTTACAGTGCTGATTGGATAAATAATTTTGAAACGTTTCAAGTTGCTGACATATCAAGTATATATTCATCCGGGATTTTAATGCTTTTATATAAATATTTAGCAATTATAGCTAAAGGATATGCTATGAATTATGTTACGTTCAATTTCATATTGACCACGATATCTACATTGCTGATAGCATTTGTTATTTTTAGATTATCATCAAGTCCTACGATCGTTCTTTCGTTTATGTTTATCTATCCATTTATTGATGATATTATTCAAAAACGTTGGTATTATGCGATGGGAATAACGGTTTTTGGTATATATATGTCATTACATGCAAAGTCTAAACTAAACAGAACACTTATCTTAGTTTTGAGTGCGTTGCTAGCGTGTCAGTTCCATACAGGAGCAATTTTGTATTTTACTTTACCAATATATCTTTTGTTATCAAATAAAATTCAAAATGTGCTGACAGTTTTAGTGATTTTATTAGGTACAGTTGCTAGAAGTCGTATTTATGGGATAGTCAGTAGCTTTTCTGGTGATGCTATGGCAGAAAAATCAAATTTATATTTTTCTACATTGGCAGCTAATTCTACTATTTCGCATTATATTTTTTGGGCAACTTGGCAAATCTTACAAGCGGGAATAATCTTTTATATTTATAAACGAAAACCGCAAAGTCAGCTCAATACATCAATCTGGCGAATTAATATGTGGGCATTGTGTCTCATTCCCTTATATTCATTTGATCCAGTTTTCTCTAGAATTTTTAGGTCAATATTGGTATTTAACTACATTATTATTGGAAACAGTTTCTGGTTTAAAAAGGGTGCGATTTCGAAAGTGGGATTAATAGCATTTTTAATACAATTAATGATGGTTGTGACTTCTTTTTATGCATTCGATTTAAATTCAAGTTTGGGGATAAAGACAATTGTGTTTGATATATTCTATAACAATCAATTCTTATCATTATTTTGA
- a CDS encoding DUF6625 family protein produces MKIAFIIPYFGKFKNYFQLFLNSCKYNPNVDWLIFTDDHSNFDYPNNVVVYYTTFEEMKVKFRGEFDFPISLDRPYKLCDYRPSYGYVFEDYLTSYDAWGYCDTDLIWGDFSKFIGPELLNEYDKIGDMGHCTIFRNEYNNNRAFMFPQDGRLLYKEVFSSSYNNSFDEEYKNSINTIFMSKGLKIYPSSLFMANIYTKSSDFRLTMLNQDKKYQIERKSKNIFVWDKGNLSRYIKKNGNIEHHEYLYLHMQSRQMSLKLTDVERFKIIPNSFDDFKDRSLTAENFPKYKHFNMHYFRLRTSNLLDKIRKKLIRGR; encoded by the coding sequence ATGAAAATTGCTTTTATTATTCCGTATTTCGGTAAATTCAAGAATTATTTTCAATTGTTTCTCAATTCTTGTAAATATAATCCAAATGTAGACTGGTTAATTTTTACAGATGATCATTCAAATTTTGATTATCCAAATAACGTTGTTGTTTATTATACAACTTTTGAAGAGATGAAAGTTAAATTCAGAGGTGAATTTGATTTCCCAATAAGTTTAGATCGACCGTATAAGCTTTGTGATTATAGACCTTCCTATGGATACGTATTTGAAGACTATTTAACAAGTTATGATGCTTGGGGGTATTGTGATACTGATTTAATTTGGGGTGATTTTTCAAAGTTTATTGGACCGGAATTATTGAATGAATACGATAAAATCGGTGATATGGGACATTGCACAATTTTTAGAAATGAATATAACAACAATCGTGCGTTTATGTTTCCTCAAGATGGAAGATTATTGTATAAAGAAGTTTTTAGTTCAAGTTACAATAATTCTTTTGATGAAGAGTATAAGAATAGCATCAATACGATTTTTATGTCGAAAGGATTGAAAATTTATCCTAGTTCATTATTTATGGCGAATATTTATACTAAGTCTTCTGATTTTAGGTTGACAATGTTAAATCAAGATAAAAAGTACCAGATTGAAAGAAAGTCAAAAAATATTTTTGTGTGGGACAAAGGTAATCTAAGTAGATATATTAAAAAAAATGGAAATATAGAGCATCATGAGTATCTATATTTGCATATGCAGTCTCGACAGATGAGTCTAAAACTAACGGATGTCGAACGTTTTAAAATCATCCCAAATTCTTTTGATGATTTTAAGGATAGAAGTTTAACTGCGGAAAATTTTCCTAAATACAAACATTTTAACATGCATTATTTTCGGTTACGGACCAGTAACTTACTTGATAAAATCAGAAAAAAGTTAATAAGAGGTAGGTGA
- a CDS encoding glycosyltransferase family 2 protein: MKISVIIPIYNVQEYLKRCVNTLVNQTYQDIEIILVDDGSTDNSGDICDHLKTQDTRIIVIHKKNGGLSDARNTGIEGSIGDYIFFLDPDDWLDTDYFEKCIDVIRRANVDLLFTPYIREYKNKPMINDLFKTKSIHFNKTEVKIHLLRRLFGEYGNELKCPASIDDLSTAWGKFYKASICKNIKFVDTKLIGTEDSWFNINYINKITNAQYFGGAYYHYFKQNNDSLVTKYNSNLFNGRKRLYVLMQNYINTNRFDATYSRALNNRIVVELLSLMRNIENSNLSFHSKIKAMNGVLKDGIYRQAFAEFDFSLLPIKWSLFYKLCQQNKSVLIYTILKIAEPMKRILK; this comes from the coding sequence ATGAAAATAAGTGTCATTATTCCTATTTACAATGTTCAAGAGTATTTAAAACGTTGTGTAAATACTCTTGTGAATCAAACCTATCAGGACATCGAAATAATTTTGGTGGATGATGGTTCAACTGACAATTCAGGTGATATTTGTGATCATTTGAAAACACAAGATACTCGAATAATTGTGATACACAAAAAAAACGGTGGACTCTCAGATGCTAGAAATACGGGTATCGAAGGTTCTATTGGAGATTATATTTTTTTCTTGGATCCGGATGATTGGTTAGATACAGATTATTTTGAAAAGTGTATTGACGTCATTAGAAGGGCTAATGTTGATTTGCTATTTACGCCATATATTAGAGAATATAAAAACAAACCTATGATAAATGATCTATTTAAGACAAAAAGCATTCATTTTAACAAGACTGAAGTAAAGATTCATCTATTAAGAAGATTGTTTGGAGAATATGGGAATGAATTGAAATGTCCTGCTAGTATTGATGATCTGTCTACTGCATGGGGGAAATTTTATAAGGCATCAATATGCAAAAATATAAAGTTTGTGGATACTAAACTCATTGGCACAGAGGATTCTTGGTTTAATATAAACTACATTAATAAAATAACTAATGCCCAATATTTTGGAGGGGCTTATTATCATTATTTTAAACAAAATAATGATTCACTTGTGACGAAATACAATTCAAATTTATTTAATGGTAGAAAAAGATTGTATGTTTTAATGCAAAATTATATTAATACGAATAGGTTCGACGCTACATATTCCAGAGCTTTAAATAATAGGATTGTTGTTGAATTGTTGAGTTTAATGAGGAACATTGAAAACTCTAATCTTAGCTTCCACTCAAAAATAAAAGCGATGAATGGCGTATTAAAGGATGGTATCTATAGGCAAGCTTTTGCTGAGTTTGATTTTTCGTTGCTACCAATTAAATGGTCTCTTTTTTACAAATTGTGTCAACAAAATAAATCAGTACTTATTTATACTATTTTAAAAATCGCTGAACCTATGAAAAGAATTTTGAAGTGA
- a CDS encoding glycosyltransferase yields MKIVHVAEYASGGVATYLRNTISFQLEKDDVDQVILINSIENSEHINFDSEKFKHITFDYSRSISNVRKLLRLRKTIDALKPDIVHYHSSFAGVIRLTYYLKPASYKIVYCAHGWSFVQKNKSRFQRKVYEIIERILARKTDLIINISKSEEQKALDHGLPAQKMELIYNTIPNKQTILPVENPFKNVSTKKLLFVGRFDEQKGLNFLLENTDFETENIELVIIGESVLKNASINKENKNVRFLGWKDNKYIDSYMNFCDAVIIPSKWEGFGLVALEAMKNKKMVIASDAGGLSEIIINNYSGLIFKSNSVMSLNEALTVFSDMSQESVSQMGNIGLDILKSKYNYYQLSNRLMKLYESKEIEGQGFLSTGSNKI; encoded by the coding sequence ATGAAAATTGTTCATGTTGCAGAGTATGCTTCCGGCGGGGTAGCTACGTATTTACGGAATACAATTTCATTTCAATTGGAAAAGGATGATGTTGATCAAGTAATATTAATAAATTCGATTGAAAATTCAGAGCATATAAATTTTGATTCTGAAAAATTTAAACATATAACTTTTGATTATTCAAGGTCTATTAGCAATGTTAGAAAGCTTTTACGATTAAGAAAGACTATAGATGCATTAAAACCTGATATCGTTCACTATCATAGCAGTTTTGCTGGAGTTATTCGATTAACCTATTACTTAAAACCTGCATCATATAAGATTGTTTATTGTGCACATGGCTGGAGCTTTGTGCAAAAAAACAAATCAAGATTTCAAAGAAAAGTGTATGAAATAATTGAACGGATACTTGCAAGAAAGACCGATTTAATTATAAATATTTCAAAAAGTGAAGAGCAAAAAGCTTTAGATCATGGATTGCCAGCCCAAAAGATGGAACTAATTTATAATACTATTCCAAATAAACAAACAATATTACCAGTAGAAAATCCATTTAAAAACGTATCAACAAAAAAATTACTGTTTGTAGGACGTTTTGATGAACAAAAAGGGTTGAACTTTTTGTTGGAAAATACGGATTTTGAAACAGAAAATATTGAACTAGTTATCATTGGTGAATCAGTTCTGAAAAATGCGAGCATCAATAAAGAGAATAAGAATGTACGATTTTTGGGATGGAAAGATAACAAATATATTGATTCATATATGAATTTTTGTGACGCGGTTATCATTCCATCTAAATGGGAAGGGTTCGGACTTGTTGCGCTGGAAGCAATGAAGAATAAGAAAATGGTCATTGCCTCAGATGCTGGTGGATTATCTGAGATTATTATCAACAATTACAGTGGCTTAATTTTTAAGTCTAATTCTGTAATGAGTTTAAATGAAGCTCTTACAGTTTTTAGCGATATGTCTCAGGAATCTGTTAGTCAAATGGGAAATATCGGTTTAGATATCTTGAAAAGTAAATATAATTATTATCAATTGTCGAATAGATTGATGAAATTATACGAGAGTAAGGAAATAGAAGGCCAGGGATTCTTATCCACTGGTAGTAATAAAATCTAA
- a CDS encoding sugar transferase: MEYNENNLKSITVDQVYQQHRYGYHLIKRCFDFVASLIGLIILSPLLLIVAISIKLEDPRGRVIYSQTRLGKDKVPFRMYKFRSMVSNADELLQSLLVKNEIGGAMFKMKDDPRITKVGKFIRKYSIDELPQLVNVLVGNMSLVGPRPPLPREVDEYTEYDKQRLIVKPGCTGLWQATARNSVGFDEMVYLDLRYIQKCNFLFDFRILIMTVVVFLRPNGAY, encoded by the coding sequence ATGGAATATAACGAAAATAATTTAAAATCAATTACCGTTGATCAAGTCTATCAACAACACCGTTATGGTTATCACCTAATTAAGCGTTGTTTTGATTTTGTCGCTAGTTTAATAGGGTTGATAATATTGTCGCCATTATTACTGATAGTTGCAATTTCAATCAAGTTGGAAGATCCACGTGGACGAGTAATTTATTCTCAAACTAGATTAGGAAAAGATAAGGTTCCTTTTAGAATGTATAAGTTTCGTTCTATGGTTTCGAATGCTGATGAATTACTACAATCATTGTTGGTAAAAAATGAAATTGGTGGCGCCATGTTTAAGATGAAGGACGATCCACGCATTACTAAAGTTGGTAAATTTATTCGGAAATACAGCATTGATGAATTACCACAGTTAGTCAATGTTTTAGTTGGAAATATGAGTTTAGTAGGTCCAAGACCACCATTGCCTCGGGAAGTCGATGAGTATACGGAATATGATAAGCAACGCTTAATAGTTAAGCCTGGGTGTACTGGACTTTGGCAAGCGACTGCGCGTAATAGTGTTGGCTTTGATGAAATGGTGTATCTGGACTTGCGGTACATACAAAAGTGTAATTTTCTTTTTGATTTTAGAATTTTAATAATGACGGTAGTAGTGTTTTTAAGACCGAACGGGGCTTATTAA
- a CDS encoding tyrosine-protein phosphatase, which translates to MKKNNLVDIHCHILPGIDDGSPSLAESIGLAQAAVADGIKYILATPHHLDRHYVNHAPAVRQAVQAFQSELDRQGIDLEIFPGQEVHLNGQLMTHLDDLLGIDVDRQYLLLELPHEMVPSYLEELIFQLSCEGITPVIAHPERNAQLIAEPQKLYELVKQGVLAQVTATSLVGTFGKQVQRTAKEFVECGLVQVVASDAHTLTNRQFAMTAAYQVLEKLDTDYATQFAMNARNLLNGDLVDVQAIEMPRKKHRFWLF; encoded by the coding sequence ATGAAGAAAAATAATTTGGTGGATATTCATTGTCATATTTTACCAGGCATTGATGATGGGTCACCGTCATTAGCAGAATCAATTGGGTTAGCGCAAGCGGCAGTTGCTGATGGTATTAAATATATTTTAGCCACACCACATCATCTCGATCGACATTATGTTAATCATGCACCGGCGGTTCGACAAGCCGTCCAAGCATTTCAAAGTGAACTTGACCGTCAAGGGATAGATTTGGAGATCTTTCCTGGTCAAGAGGTGCACTTAAATGGGCAATTGATGACTCATTTGGATGATTTGTTAGGGATTGATGTGGATCGACAGTATTTGTTGCTGGAGTTACCACACGAGATGGTACCGAGTTATTTGGAAGAACTCATTTTTCAACTTTCTTGTGAGGGGATTACACCAGTGATTGCGCATCCAGAGCGCAATGCACAATTGATTGCAGAACCACAAAAATTATATGAATTAGTTAAGCAGGGTGTACTGGCACAAGTAACCGCAACGAGTTTAGTGGGGACTTTTGGCAAGCAGGTTCAGCGAACGGCAAAGGAGTTTGTCGAGTGTGGCTTAGTGCAGGTTGTGGCCTCGGATGCCCATACACTAACCAATCGGCAGTTTGCAATGACAGCAGCGTATCAAGTTTTGGAGAAGCTTGATACCGATTATGCGACACAATTCGCAATGAATGCCCGGAACTTATTGAATGGTGATTTAGTTGATGTTCAAGCGATTGAAATGCCACGAAAGAAGCACCGGTTTTGGTTGTTTTAA
- a CDS encoding CpsD/CapB family tyrosine-protein kinase, with protein sequence MFNRKRKGTTLTTPINLTTINEPTSVITEQIKTIRTNINFAATDHELRTLMMTSATLGEGKSTVSANLAVEYANEGLKVLLVDADLRRPTVHKTFGLSNERGLSSWLSHQTDDVNQAIQSTIDNLFVMTSGPKPPNPAELLGSQMMNAFLTETTQKLDLVIIDAPPILPVTDSQLLANKVDGTVLVVRQGVAQKAAVREAVSVLKRSHANILGSILNDVQDGQHNGYYGYSNGYYSDEEK encoded by the coding sequence ATGTTTAATCGAAAGCGCAAGGGTACGACGTTAACCACACCAATTAATTTAACTACGATTAATGAACCGACGTCGGTGATTACGGAACAAATTAAGACAATTCGAACCAATATTAACTTTGCGGCTACTGATCACGAGTTACGGACGTTAATGATGACGTCAGCAACTTTAGGCGAAGGTAAGTCCACTGTTAGTGCCAATTTAGCGGTGGAGTACGCAAATGAAGGACTAAAAGTATTGTTAGTTGACGCTGATTTACGGCGGCCAACTGTGCATAAAACATTTGGGCTGTCGAATGAGCGGGGACTGAGTTCTTGGTTAAGTCATCAAACAGATGATGTGAATCAGGCCATTCAATCAACCATCGATAATCTCTTTGTAATGACGAGCGGTCCCAAGCCACCGAACCCGGCAGAACTGTTAGGTAGTCAGATGATGAATGCCTTTTTAACAGAAACCACGCAAAAATTAGATTTGGTCATTATTGATGCACCGCCGATTTTACCCGTGACAGATTCGCAATTATTGGCGAATAAAGTTGATGGCACGGTCCTAGTTGTTCGTCAGGGTGTGGCGCAAAAGGCGGCGGTCCGTGAGGCCGTTTCAGTTCTGAAACGGTCACATGCCAACATTTTAGGGTCAATTTTAAATGATGTGCAAGATGGTCAGCATAATGGCTATTACGGCTATAGCAACGGGTATTACAGTGATGAAGAAAAATAA
- a CDS encoding YveK family protein: protein MDQAVSFDFFIRLVRKYWRAIIAWTVAGVLVAAVMTFFVITPQYKSSVQILVSRHSENSATQYTDQQADVQMITTYKELITNQVILNPARKALQKKYGYTRSLGILKNEISVSSTQNSQVFSVDVVDASATQGAQIANQIAESFKKQVKKIIKVNNVTIVSPASIATSPVTPKKGLNLLIGLVVGLLLGFVYASVRVITDRRVHNVEFLTDELGLANLGQVNHQHRHQHVRRQVENIQSNASSEMTTSQRSRKRI from the coding sequence ATGGATCAAGCAGTAAGTTTTGACTTTTTTATCCGACTAGTTCGTAAGTATTGGCGTGCCATTATCGCCTGGACTGTGGCCGGTGTTTTAGTGGCCGCTGTAATGACTTTTTTTGTCATTACGCCGCAGTACAAGTCGAGTGTGCAGATTTTGGTTAGTCGTCATAGTGAGAATTCGGCGACCCAATACACTGACCAACAAGCCGATGTACAGATGATTACGACTTATAAGGAATTAATTACAAATCAAGTTATTTTAAATCCGGCCCGCAAAGCGCTACAAAAAAAGTATGGCTATACGCGTTCGTTAGGAATCTTAAAGAACGAAATTAGTGTTTCTAGTACTCAAAATTCACAAGTTTTCTCGGTTGATGTCGTGGATGCTAGTGCTACTCAAGGGGCTCAAATTGCCAATCAGATTGCTGAAAGCTTCAAAAAACAAGTTAAGAAAATTATCAAAGTGAATAATGTGACGATTGTTTCGCCAGCAAGTATTGCTACCAGTCCAGTGACGCCCAAAAAGGGACTCAATTTACTCATTGGTTTAGTTGTCGGATTATTATTGGGCTTTGTTTACGCTAGTGTGCGGGTGATTACTGATCGACGGGTTCATAATGTTGAATTTCTAACTGATGAATTAGGCTTAGCAAACTTAGGCCAAGTGAATCATCAACATCGGCATCAACATGTTCGACGCCAAGTTGAGAATATTCAAAGTAATGCTAGTAGTGAAATGACGACTAGTCAACGGTCACGTAAACGAATTTAG